The Nicotiana tabacum cultivar K326 chromosome 1, ASM71507v2, whole genome shotgun sequence genome segment ctatgtatatatgtatatataaaaagaaTATGGAGAGACCTAAGAAGAACCAGAACAGGTCTGGATAACTTTAGGCCTCAAATATACCTAGCTTAACATAGcaaatatgatacataaattTCATGATTACCACTTTCAATTATGTCCAGTAAACAAcatttttaagaggaaaatgaaatgaTGAAAGATATGGGATAATAAACAAAAATTGGATAAACAAATCTTGAATTTCTCATTTGAAGCCGAATTTTGTGTATTTGGTACGGAGGAAAATGTCTTCCTTGACAATGATGGTTTTATCACTTATATTTTTCCATGTTTGATTGGTGAGTAgagaatattttcaaaaaatacttttgtGTGTTTGATTAGTgagtaaaaaatattaatttaagaaaatacgGGTATAATTTAGGCAAACACTATGGAGTGATGGGAGGTTTGGGGGAGGGGGCGAGAAGGGGGAAAGGGGCACAGGGTGGGGGGTTTGGGGGCGAAGGTGAGGGTAAGGAGTTGGGTGGGGGTGGGGCAGGGGGTGGAGTGGGGGCAAGGTGGGTGGGGTGCGAGTGGTGGGGGTAGGGCAGGGGGTGGAATAGGGTTGGGTTGTAAGTAGGTGTGGGCATGGGGTGGGGGTAGGGGGTAGGGATGGGTGGGGATTGGTGACGGTGGGGAATAGGACAGTGAAGattggaaaatattttcgctCCTGgcagggaaaatattttcttccaattgaaggaaaatgagttcatggaAACATAATTTCCAACACACATGCAAACACTTGTCAGTGGACATTGTCCAAATGGACACACCTATGGACACGCCTAACCAAACAAACACTATATACTCTCACACGCCTAATCCAACCAATCACACTCAATTTGAATCTACAACAAAAGATACACAATCATTCCCCTATCTTTACAGCAGCCCTCcggaaaattaaaaataaatacttCACAACAACAAAATGCCAAATATACTATTACCTTTAAACAAAAGGTCACGTCTGGCACTACTAACTCATAAAGTGCCCAGGAGCTCATTTCAAGCTCCCACGATGAACTTCAACAATCCAAACAACCCCATGCACATTCCAAACCTAGTCTATGCAACCCAACCACAACACCGGGACCACCAACCTACCTCATGGATCGAACAGGGTCTCCAAGGCCAAGCTCTCTTCTTCTCCATGTTGATAGAGGGACAGGAAGTCATGGTGATTTTCCAAAATCCAAACTTTCTAGCACAAGTAGTGGCAGAGGGGATGAGAATGGCCATGGACAATTACATGAACCATATGTGGATGGCAAATATTCTCGACCCCCTAACCCCAGCAGTAGCCCCTGCTCTTTACCACACAATGCACAACTATTGGAACCTTCCACAGCACTTCAACCCCCTCCTGAACATGAACCAAATGTTCGAACTACCCTTTTTCCATCACAGGAGGTGACAGAAATGAACCCTCTATTTTTTCCTTGGACACCTCAACAAGACTAGCCCCATCCCCATGTGGCCCCTCCGATGGAACAAGGTCCAAATCTGGACCAGGAAGTGCAAAAGCAGAAGAAGTTGTGACCCCCACCCTTCGGGAAGAAGTTCATTCACATAAATCTCAACCATAAGAGATATAACCCTTATGTTATTCCCGGAGAGGGAGGACAAGAAATACATACTACGATGCCCAGTGGCACTACAAAGGTGCTCAATAGAGATAACTCCATCGATCAATACTGCAACAGCAAAGTATGCAGTGCTACTGAACCCTACTCTGAGGGACAGCCCCTTCATGAAGGGAAATAACCATGCAACTATTCTCCAAAATTACTCTCCTATCATGAATACACCCACCAGTATAATCATTTGGAACGTAAGAGGCGCAAAAAATGTAGACTTCAGACGCAACTTTAAGGAACTCATTAATAACTACAACCCATGCATGGTGGCCCTACTGGAAACAAAAATAGACAACCATGCAACTCTTAGGACAAATTTCAATTTCTTGAACTCAATAGAAATACCAGCGGTTGGCAGAGCTGGTGGTATGGTCATCATGTGGGTAGTCATAATGGTAGCAGTGAAGCATGTTAGACAGACTGATCAGGAACTTCATGCTCTAGTCTAGGTATTACCAAATCACAACCCTTGGCTTTTTAGTTCAATTTATGCTAGTAACTATTTATCAAATAGGTTAGAGTTATGGAATAGCCTAAAGAATATTTTTGACAATTACAAAGGACCTTGGCTAATAGGTGGTGACTTTAACGATGTCCTAAATCAAAATGAGAAATGGGGAGGAAGGAATATTAATAAGAATAGATCCTCCAAATTTAGGTCTTGTATAAGCTACTGCAACTTAATTGACCTAGGATTCAAAGGTTGTCGGTACACGTGGTCCAACCACAGAAATAGGAGGCAAGGTCTTATACTAGAAAGACTTGATCGATGCCTTGCAAACGAATCTTGGCTGGAACAATACCCTTCAGTGTTAGTTACTCACCTCCCTTAAGACATACTCAGACCATAATCCTTTACTACTCAGACTTACTAATACTAGGAAAATTCCAAATAAGCCATTTAGACCCGAAAAATATTGGCTAAGCCACCCTGAGTTTAGTAAAGTCATTGAGAAAAGCTGGGATAATAGAAACCTCAATGATGCCCTAATTTGTTTCAAAAATAATGTCAGTGAATGGAGTACTCAAAATTTTGGTAATATCTTTGCCAATAAAAAAAGGTTACTGGCTAGAATTAAGGGAATCCAAAACTCGGCAAGCTATACCTATAGCActttccataaaattttagaGCACACACTAATTAATGAGTGTAACAACATCCTTCGACTGGAAGAAGATCACTGGAAGATTAGATCACGCATGAATTGGCTCAATGAGGGCGACACAAATACTAAATTCTTTCACATATCTGTCCTAAATAGGCGAAGGCGTAACAGTATATCCTTTTTTAAAGATAATGCGGATAATTGGATTACGCATCACCAAAAAATCATTGAACATACACACCAATATTTCAAAGATATATTCACTACCAGTAATACACTATCGGAGTGGAATACTATTAAAAGTGCCCACACAAATTTCTCGAATATAGATCTCTCCTCCTTAGATAGGCCACTAGCTACCCAAGAAATCATTTCTGCAGTATATTCATTCAAGCCATACAAAGCCCCAGGACCAGATGGGATGCACCCAATATTCTATCAACGTCACTGGAATATTGTGGGACCCTCTGTCACACGATTATGTAAAGAAATCTTCTCCCTATCTAGAATCCCCGGGGAAATAAATCAAACCTTACTATGCCTCATTTCCAAATTCAAACATGCAAATAACCTTAATAATTTCTGACCAATAGGTCTCTGCaacaccacatacaaaataatCACCAAAATAATTGTTAACAGGATCAAACCCTTCCTTCCTGAATTAATCAGCCCATGTCAGGTCAACTTCTTAAAAGGTAGGTGAACATGTGATAATGCCATTATTATACAAGAAGTTATAAACCagttcaaaaaaagaaaagggatgAATGACAACTAATTATTAAAATCGACCTTGAAAAAGCCTTTGACAGGCTAGAATGGTTGTTTGTCTACAAGTCCCTTGTTTTCTTCAAATTCCCACCAAAAATCACATCCCTGATCATGAACTGCATAGTCATAAGTAGAATAACATTCTTAGTAAATGGTGCTCAAACAAACTTCTTTGAACCCTCGAGGGGGATTAGAAAAGGGGATTCCCTATCCCCCTATCTGTTCATTTTAACCATGGAATTACTCTCAATTTATATACATCACCAAGTGGACCTTACCCTGTGAAACCCCATTAAAATTGGACCAGAAGGACCTCATGTATCACATATCTTTTACGCAGATGACTTGACATTCATGGCCCAAGCAAATAGAAAAACTATCAATACAATTCACCACTCCTTAGCAACCTTTTGTTCCCTATCAGGCCACAAAATTAACAATACCAAATCCAAAATTCTCTTCTCCAGTAACTGCCCAACTGCCATAAAAGACTATGCAATAGATCTTTTTAACGTTAACCCAACCAACCAATTTGGAAAGTACTTGGGTTTCCCAATTACCAATAACAAGCTCAAACCATCTGATTTCCAATTTATAATTGACAATATGAGAAACAAGCTCTCTAACTGGAAAACAAATTTTCTCACTCTTACGGGACGAGCAACCCTTGCAAAAGCTGCCCTCAATGCTATCCCTAACCATAATATGCAGTACATATCCCTTCAAAAAAAGGTACTTCACCAAATTGATAAAATCCAGCGTGATTTTATATGGGGGACAACTACAACTAAAAAAAAGATACACTACATTTCGTGGGATGTTGTAACCCTTCCAAAAGAGTTAGGTGGCCTAGGGATACCCAAGGCATGGCACAAAAACCAGGCCATTCGAGCGGGACTTGCATGGAGACTATTTACCAATCCATCAACAATGTGGGTAGATActctaattcaaaaaaaaaaaacaataagcCTAATATCAAGACCACCTCCTTCATTGGCAAAATGTACTAAAAGGATGGGAAACCATCAACAAAGGATTGTCTTGGGATATTGGCAATGGTAAATCCATAAACTTCTACTATGGTTGTTGGACCCCAAACAAAATAAACATCCGCTCAATCATTCAGGGTCCTCTTAACAAAAATGATAGCAACTTAACCCTTGACTAGATCTGGCTAAACAATCAGTGGAACTGGTCCAAAATATCATTCGAGCTACCCAAAAATATTACTACTGACATCACCCATCCCTTTTTCACAAAACCCCCTTGCAGTAGACACACCCATTTGGATACTCAACACAAATGGCACCTTCACAACCTACTCAGTTTACAAATTACTTCACCAACACATCCAAAAGACCACTGACTATGATTGGATCTGGAAACTGCATACCCTAAACAAAATCAAATTTTTCCTATGGCAATGCTTAAAAAATAGGCCACCCACTAACTCCTACCTTCACCAAATTGGTGTCTCAATTGACAATACTTGCTTGATTTGTAAGATGGCAGAAGAAATCATAACTCATATCTTCCTGGAATGCACTATAGCATGCTCAATTTGTGACAGCACAGGCATTGACATCAACACCATCCCCCACAACAAACACTGGCTTTTAGCTATCAAAGATCTTCAAGTACCGGTTAATCACAACTCCATTACTTGGGAGGATGTTTTTCCTTTTGCAATATGACACCTTTGGTTAAATAGAAACAACAATTGcttccacaattacccaaacaaCCTAAATTATCATATGATTAACACACGAGCTATTGAGTTTAAATTACTAGCCTCCAATTACAAATGCACAACACACAAAATTCCGGTACACATTAAATGGAACCCACCACCACCCCACAACTACAAATTAAACATAGATGCTTCCGTGAGTAACCAAAACACGGGAGCCATTAGGGGTATAATAAGAAATAGTCGCGAAGACATGATTGTAGGATTTACTAACAAAATCAAAGCCTACAACTCTACTCATGCAGAATTACAAGCACTTCATGCAGGTTTAAAATTGGCACATGACAAAAGACTAGCACCACTGGAGATTGACACTAACTCAACGGACATAATCCAGCTGCTTCAACACAATATCTCTCCTGCTTATACTAATATTATCTTGAAATGCAGGTACTTGTTGAAGAAATTGGGGAATCCAGTGGTCTGGCACAACTTCCGTGAAGACAACAAAGTAGCGCACTTTTTGTGTAAATTGGGCTCCAAGCAACAACACCTAAGCTCTACTACAACTATTTTGCACTCACCTCCGGATACAGTAAAGAGGGTGATCCATGATGACAAAAACGAAGCATCTATTACTAGACTAGTATCTAGCTCTAATGTAATACACTAGCAGTGCTTGGAAATCTTAGTATTATCCCGACTATTACTAATAATGATGTAATGCCTCCATAACTGTTATTaatgaaatttctctttttccaaaaaaataaaaataaataaaagtattaATATTACACTTAGATTTTAGCATAAAACAATGCCAATTTTAGCATAATCAAATTTGTATTATTAATCTATAAAATTTAACAGTGGTGTCAAGCAGGTAACAGATAAATTAAAATTTCTTGGAGATTACAAGCAAAATCCACTGACAAAAAATTTACAAGCTGCAAAATTGATGGCAGACGTGCAACAGAAACAGAGACCTTTTCATTTTGCTCTCACCCCCCTGCCAAAGCGAAGCCGTCTCACAAGGCTTTGATTAAATCAAAATCTTCACAGCTCTTGCAATATCATGCAGCTCCTCCTTTGAAACCTTTCTCCACACTCCACCAATCAGCAGGTGGCCTTTTGAACCTTCCAAAGGCATGTCGTCGTTGTCATTTTTATCCGAGAGAAAATCCCTGTCGTTGTTGCTATCACCAGGCTCCTCtgtcttcctcattttcttcatattAGGATGGTCGTCCAAGCATTCAATCGCAGAGGAAGCATCCCGCTTGCATCCACATTTATCAGTTTCTGGGATATCATTGTCGGATGATTTTGCAACTTCTGCTGAATCATCAACAAAATCAAGAATCGGAAGACGGCCAGTAGAACCAAATGTGTGGGGCAGCATACCAGTGGGGCATGGTTTCCATGCTTCTGCAACTACCCATCTGCTCCCGGCATCTGCTGTCTTCACGTTATTGCCCTTCACAACTTGGTGCTTAATTAATTCAAGCTTCTGAGCAGCCTGGCGAAGAGAATCTTCCCCCTTGGATAGTAGGAAGCTTTCTGAACTACTGGTGGAAGGATCCGAGTGAATAATCTCTGAATCAAATACGCTCAGTGAGCAGAGCTTATTTAACTTATGGAATAAAGAATTCCTTCCCATAATCTGAGCAATGACAAGAACTGAATCCATCAGCTGATTATTGGTGTGAGAGGACAAAAGTAAACATTTACGTAATATTTGTTGCAGCGTTGCCTCTGGAAGACCAAGTTTTCTTGAAGAATCTTCCCTGTCAGCAGCAGAATCACTACGGTTAAGAGGCTTCAGtgtcttcagatttccaactaCCTCTTCACATAGATAGAATAATAGTTGAAGTCGGAGAGATTCATTTTCATTTCCTGAAAAGCAATTTTCACCTGACACTGATTCATTAGAGAAACAAGTCATCAATAATACGCTAAAACCCATTTTGTTAATCAagcaaataaaattaaaataaaactagagAAGCATCATAGCAACTCTGGTTCAACTAAGATTCAACTTCAAATGTACTCTGATGAACTAAAACACCCGTGGCTTGTCTGGTCTCTCATGTAAGAAATAACTTGGCATAAAACTTAGCCTTACTAATACAATCATTCTAGCCGCTCTGCATTATTAGTATAATGTCTGGTCACCATTTTCATTTTTCCATAAATAATACTACTTGGATAACTTATAAGATAATGGATAGAATATCGAATAAGAATATTCATATTTGGTAAGAGCACCTAAAGTGAGAAAATACAATTGAAGTAAGGCGCCTTGTATTACTATATAAAACATTTAAAGCTAATTCTGCAATTTGGTATTAGAATCTCCACTGAACAGTTTTTATACATATCATCCCTGTATATATAATGCCTGTATCACTAGTTTGCGAACCAACCGACTGCTTGAAGCATTTGGAATATTTAGCATAGATGAAACGAGATCTGAAAGGAAATACAGTCAGAACACACTATTTAATGTAGCTCCCAGCGCCTAGTTTATCAATTTCAAAGTTGACTGCATACTAGAACATGCATAATTCCATGTTCCTGAGTCCCAGGTATATTACTAAGTGCATCTTACAACAAGACCAAGCACAAGTAATAACGAAAGTCTAAAAAATGCTTCCTTAGACGTCTCAAACCAGAATTTCACTTACCAAGTTCATGTTTCATGGCCTCCAGAGTCTCGATTTTGTCAAGAGCTGCCTGCAGAAGAGTCAGAAGCAACTCTGGTTCTCTATTTGACAGTTTTTTCAGTATTGGTTTCCAATAATCATATGCACTGTGGCTGTCAATGATATCATGGAATTTCAAAGCGTTCACTAACTCCCCATTTGGGGAATCTAATGGCTGCAGCATAAGTTCCAAAAGCACAGATATCACTTCGGAAGAAGAGGAAGTATATAACCGAAGAACGGCTTTGGTAGCTCTGGTAAGCTGTTTCTTAGAACCTGAAACACAAATTATTCCAGAAAACTTAAGATCacctaaaacaaaataaatatgcagatGCTAAAGCATATGCCATCAATAATCAGCAAATCGCTTTCATCAATTAAGCATCATACATAACAAACTTTGCAGGAAGCAACTCTATATTCTAAGTACCATTTTAATTTTCAAGCCACACAGTATTTATACAGATATCACTGCACGAGAGTTAATTGACCAAACAAGATGCTAAACTCTACAATAAATAGAACCTTCGAAAGAACCTAAATGGTGGTAACAGTCCTGAATCCTAAAGGATGTGACTGTGAGCATTTGTAATCCTCAAAGGATACACTAATCTTTTCAAAGCATCAACTTGCTAATGCACTCAATGCATAAAATTGTCACTGTACGAAGCTTTAATAGTTCCAATGTTGAATCCTCAGTTTTCCTAAAATAGCTACAAAGGAGGAAAGAGCTGTGAGAAGGCatgggagaaaatatgatatattgatattgtatgtgatgcaatacaagaggtgctatttatagctactctatacaaaggggatactactcctattccaatgtgggacaattacatagctatctctaacactccccctcaagccggagcatataaatcatatgtaccgagcttgttacatatataatcaATGCGAGGActagtgagggacttggtgaaaatatctgcaagttgatcattcgatcTCACAAACTTCGTagtaatatctcctgagagtatcttttctctgacgaagtaacaatcaatctcaatgtgtttagttctctcatgaaacaccggatttgatgcaatatgaagtgcagcttgattatcgcacacaagtttcatccgactgatttcactaaatttcaactccttgagcaattgtttggtccagactagttcacatgttgccatagccattgctcggtattcagcttctgcactagaccgagcaactacattctgtttcttacttttccaggacaccaaatttcctcctactaaaacacaatatccacacgtagaacgtctatcagaaggtgatcctgcccaatcagcatccgaGTACCCAACGATCTGCTCgtgacctcgatcctcaaacagtAATCCTTTacctggagccgattttatataccggataatgcggacaactgcatcccaatgactatcacagggagaattcataaactgacttacaacactcacaggataagaaatgtcgggcctagtcactgtgagataatttaatttaccaaccagccgcctatagcttgcaggatcgctaagcggctccccctgtccaggcagaagtttagaattcggatccatcggcgtgtcaacaggtctgcaacctGTCATCCCTgtttcctcaagaatgtctaacacatatttcctttgagaaataacaatacctgagctagattgagcaacctcaatacctagaaagtacttcaatctgcctagatccttagtttgaaagtgctggaagagatgctgcttcagattagtaataccatcctgatcattgcccgtaataacaatatcatcaacatagactaccagataaatacatagacttgaagcagagtggcaataaaacacagagtgatcagcttcactacgagtcatgccaaactcctggataaccgtgctgaacttacaaccaggctcgaggagactgctttagaccataaagtgaccgacgcaagcgac includes the following:
- the LOC107760939 gene encoding uncharacterized protein LOC107760939 isoform X3 → MESLLGFIEPPADDEIAETNSQGFKLVPWISWDEWNSVRDSLFSSSPPSVAFALQRISTWRSRGCIPVAVEVTASIIEIQQKDAFFRKDLGGNALQSEEMLSMLYCMAIMRLVNGVVEKTRNKTEISIGEAANDIGIPRMLIDVRHEGSHRDLPSLQLVRLASTKALDWLKSYYWEPQSKAIRRDPTANLRKEIKHRLLEMASLVEMKQTTRSSTSEKRIRPAQLCARNKFLPVTSGLLPCSGSKKQLTRATKAVLRLYTSSSSEVISVLLELMLQPLDSPNGELVNALKFHDIIDSHSAYDYWKPILKKLSNREPELLLTLLQAALDKIETLEAMKHELVSGENCFSGNENESLRLQLLFYLCEEVVGNLKTLKPLNRSDSAADREDSSRKLGLPEATLQQILRKCLLLSSHTNNQLMDSVLVIAQIMGRNSLFHKLNKLCSLSVFDSEIIHSDPSTSSSESFLLSKGEDSLRQAAQKLELIKHQVVKGNNVKTADAGSRWVVAEAWKPCPTEVAKSSDNDIPETDKCGCKRDASSAIECLDDHPNMKKMRKTEEPGDSNNDRDFLSDKNDNDDMPLEGSKGHLLIGGVWRKVSKEELHDIARAVKILI
- the LOC107760939 gene encoding uncharacterized protein LOC107760939 isoform X4 — encoded protein: MESLLGFIEPPADDEIAETNSQGFKLVPWISWDEWNSVRDSLFSSSPPSVAFALQRISTWRSRGCIPVAVEVTASIIEIQQKDAFFRKDLGGNALQSEEMLSMLYCMAIMRLVNGVVEKTRNKTEISIGEAANDIGIPRMLIDVRHEGSHRDLPSLQLVRLASTKALDWLKSYYWEPQSKAIRRDPTANLRKEIKHRLLEMASLVEMKQTTRSSTSEKRSKKQLTRATKAVLRLYTSSSSEVISVLLELMLQPLDSPNGELVNALKFHDIIDSHSAYDYWKPILKKLSNREPELLLTLLQAALDKIETLEAMKHELVSGENCFSGNENESLRLQLLFYLCEEVVGNLKTLKPLNRSDSAADREDSSRKLGLPEATLQQILRKCLLLSSHTNNQLMDSVLVIAQIMGRNSLFHKLNKLCSLSVFDSEIIHSDPSTSSSESFLLSKGEDSLRQAAQKLELIKHQVVKGNNVKTADAGSRWVVAEAWKPCPTGMLPHTFGSTGRLPILDFVDDSAEVAKSSDNDIPETDKCGCKRDASSAIECLDDHPNMKKMRKTEEPGDSNNDRDFLSDKNDNDDMPLEGSKGHLLIGGVWRKVSKEELHDIARAVKILI
- the LOC107760939 gene encoding uncharacterized protein LOC107760939 isoform X2, whose protein sequence is MESLLGFIEPPADDEIAETNSQGFKLVPWISWDEWNSVRDSLFSSSPPSVAFALQRISTWRSRGCIPVAVEVTASIIEIQQKDAFFRKDLGGNALQSEEMLSMLYCMAIMRLVNGVVEKTRNKTEISIGEAANDIGIPRMLIDVRHEGSHRDLPSLQLVRLASTKALDWLKSYYWEPQSKAIRRDPTANLRKEIKHRLLEMASLVEMKQTTRSSTSEKRIRPAQLCARNKFLPVTSGLLPCSGSKKQLTRATKAVLRLYTSSSSEVISVLLELMLQPLDSPNGELVNALKFHDIIDSHSAYDYWKPILKKLSNREPELLLTLLQAALDKIETLEAMKHELGENCFSGNENESLRLQLLFYLCEEVVGNLKTLKPLNRSDSAADREDSSRKLGLPEATLQQILRKCLLLSSHTNNQLMDSVLVIAQIMGRNSLFHKLNKLCSLSVFDSEIIHSDPSTSSSESFLLSKGEDSLRQAAQKLELIKHQVVKGNNVKTADAGSRWVVAEAWKPCPTGMLPHTFGSTGRLPILDFVDDSAEVAKSSDNDIPETDKCGCKRDASSAIECLDDHPNMKKMRKTEEPGDSNNDRDFLSDKNDNDDMPLEGSKGHLLIGGVWRKVSKEELHDIARAVKILI
- the LOC107760939 gene encoding uncharacterized protein LOC107760939 isoform X1, translated to MESLLGFIEPPADDEIAETNSQGFKLVPWISWDEWNSVRDSLFSSSPPSVAFALQRISTWRSRGCIPVAVEVTASIIEIQQKDAFFRKDLGGNALQSEEMLSMLYCMAIMRLVNGVVEKTRNKTEISIGEAANDIGIPRMLIDVRHEGSHRDLPSLQLVRLASTKALDWLKSYYWEPQSKAIRRDPTANLRKEIKHRLLEMASLVEMKQTTRSSTSEKRIRPAQLCARNKFLPVTSGLLPCSGSKKQLTRATKAVLRLYTSSSSEVISVLLELMLQPLDSPNGELVNALKFHDIIDSHSAYDYWKPILKKLSNREPELLLTLLQAALDKIETLEAMKHELVSGENCFSGNENESLRLQLLFYLCEEVVGNLKTLKPLNRSDSAADREDSSRKLGLPEATLQQILRKCLLLSSHTNNQLMDSVLVIAQIMGRNSLFHKLNKLCSLSVFDSEIIHSDPSTSSSESFLLSKGEDSLRQAAQKLELIKHQVVKGNNVKTADAGSRWVVAEAWKPCPTGMLPHTFGSTGRLPILDFVDDSAEVAKSSDNDIPETDKCGCKRDASSAIECLDDHPNMKKMRKTEEPGDSNNDRDFLSDKNDNDDMPLEGSKGHLLIGGVWRKVSKEELHDIARAVKILI